The Streptomyces hundungensis genome contains the following window.
GAAGGCACAGAGGGAGCGGCTGCGGGCGGAACGGGAACGGGAGCGGCTGGAGCGGATGGAGGGCGGGGGGCGCAAGGAGCTGGGGTGAGCGGGGCCGACACGGGTTGGGCGGGCCGGGTTGGGCCACGCGAACGAGTGGTCGTACGTGCGCACGGGAACTGAACGGGCACGCCGCGAGTACTTCCTGTAGAGGTCATAGAGGTCGCACAGAGGTCGTACGGAAGGGCCATGACCGGCCGGTCGGCCGTACGGGGACGTGAACGAGCGGGGCGTGGGTACGCGCGGACAGGTGGAGCGAATGGAACGTACGAGGACGGGGCCGGGGACGGGGCCGGGGCCGGGGTCCGGGCCGGACGCCGAGGTGGCGGTCGCGGCGGACGGGTCCGCGCGCACGCCCCGCTCGTCCCCCTTCGCCTATACGGCCGCGGACGAGGAGAAGCGGCGCGGTGTGCGCCGCATGAAGGCCACCGCGACCGGCCTTCTGCTTCTGGTCGCGGTCGTCTTCGGCCTCGCCACGTGGGCGGACCGCTCGGGCGCGGGCGCCTGGGCGGGGTATGTGGCGGCGGCCGCGGAGGCGGGCATGGTGGGCGCGCTGGCCGACTGGTTCGCGGTGACCGCCCTGTTCCGCCGGCCGCTGGGTCTGCCGATCCCGCACACGGCGATCATCCAGAACAAGAAGGACCAGTTCGGCGCCTCGCTCGGCACGTTCGTGGGTGAGAACTTCCTGTCGACGGACGTCGTCCGCACCCGTCTCCAGGCCCTCGGCATCGGCCGCCGCCTGGGCACCTGGCTCGCGGCGCCCGAGCACGCGGAGAGGGTCACATCGGAGCTGGCCACCGCGTTGCGCGGGGCGCTGACGGTGCTGCGGGACGCCGATGTGCAGGCGGTGGTGGGCGAGGCGATCACGCGCCGGGCGGACGCGGCGGAGATAGCGCCGGGCCTCGGCAAGGCGCTGGAGAAGATCGTCGCGGACGGCAGCCACCGCAAGGCCGTCGACCTGGTGTGTGTACGCGCCCACGACTGGCTGGTGCTGCACGGCGACTCGGTGATGGACGCGGTGCAGGGTGGCGCTCCCGGCTGGACCCCGCGCTTCGTGGACCGCAAGGTGGGCGAGCGCGTCTACCGGGAGCTGCTGCGCTTCGTGACCGAGATGCGCGACATGCCGGCCCATCCGGCGCGCGGCGCACTGGACCGCTTCCTGGCGGACTTCGCGGTGGACCTCCAGAGCGACTCGGAGACCCGGCTCAGGGTGGAGCGCTTCAAGTCGGAGATACTGGCCCGCCCCGAGGTGCAGGACATCATCGCCTCGGCGTGGTCCGCCGTACGC
Protein-coding sequences here:
- a CDS encoding DUF445 domain-containing protein, which codes for MERMERTRTGPGTGPGPGSGPDAEVAVAADGSARTPRSSPFAYTAADEEKRRGVRRMKATATGLLLLVAVVFGLATWADRSGAGAWAGYVAAAAEAGMVGALADWFAVTALFRRPLGLPIPHTAIIQNKKDQFGASLGTFVGENFLSTDVVRTRLQALGIGRRLGTWLAAPEHAERVTSELATALRGALTVLRDADVQAVVGEAITRRADAAEIAPGLGKALEKIVADGSHRKAVDLVCVRAHDWLVLHGDSVMDAVQGGAPGWTPRFVDRKVGERVYRELLRFVTEMRDMPAHPARGALDRFLADFAVDLQSDSETRLRVERFKSEILARPEVQDIIASAWSAVRSMIIAAAEDDHSELRLRAKASLLSLGTRLSTDPRLQSKLDGWLEDAAAYVVSTYRAEITSLITDTVASWDANDTSRKIEANIGRDLQFIRINGTVVGALAGLVIYTVSRAVGG